In Vigna unguiculata cultivar IT97K-499-35 chromosome 3, ASM411807v1, whole genome shotgun sequence, a single genomic region encodes these proteins:
- the LOC114179257 gene encoding dirigent protein 1-like, which yields MNNPLNLTSNLFFIFTFTILYAAYTFSTFQPKQTNLIFYVHDHFTGDHTTAITVAGKTGPVSNILNFGTVAVVDDPVTEGPNIDSTLIGRAQGMYVNSQLDGKAVYMFFSVIFTSGEFKGSSLEIQGYDKFEMKEREFGVVSGTGYFRFVKGYGIMETEFMDIATLRATLKLNVTLKHY from the coding sequence ATGAACAATCCACTGAACCTTACTTCGAAcctcttcttcatcttcacctTCACCATCCTCTATGCAGCCTACACATTCTCCACATTCCAACCAAAGCAAACCAATCTTATATTCTACGTCCACGATCACTTCACCGGCGACCACACCACGGCGATTACGGTGGCCGGAAAGACTGGACCCGTCTCCAACATCCTAAACTTTGGCACTGTGGCCGTTGTTGATGACCCAGTTACAGAAGGACCCAACATCGATTCAACACTCATTGGTAGAGCTCAGGGTATGTACGTAAATTCGCAGCTTGATGGGAAAGCCGTGTACATGTTTTTCTCTGTGATCTTCACCAGTGGGGAATTCAAAGGTAGCAGCTTGGAGATCCAGGGATATGATAAGTTCGAAATGAAGGAAAGAGAGTTCGGAGTTGTGTCTGGCACTGGTTATTTCAGGTTTGTGAAAGGATACGGAATTATGGAAACCGAGTTCATGGATATAGCTACTCTTAGGGCCACTCTTAAACTCAATGTAACACTCAAACATTACTGA
- the LOC114177153 gene encoding dirigent protein 11-like, with protein sequence MSNPLNLTSNLFFFILTLTILYAAYTFSTFQPKQTNLIFYVHDHFTGDHSTAITVAGKTGPVSNILNFGTVAIVDDPVTEGPNIDSTLIGRAQGMYINSQLDGKGLYMVFSVIFTGGEFKGSSLEIQGSDIFTMKEREFGVVSGTGYFRFVKGYGIMETEFMDIATLRATLKLTVTLKHY encoded by the coding sequence ATGAGCAATCCACTGAACCTAACTTCGaacctcttcttcttcatcctcACCTTGACCATCCTCTATGCAGCCTACACATTCTCCACATTCCAACCCAAGCAAACCAATCTCATATTCTACGTCCATGATCACTTCACCGGCGACCACTCCACGGCGATTACGGTGGCCGGAAAGACTGGACCCGTCTCCAACATCCTAAACTTTGGCACTGTGGCCATCGTCGATGACCCAGTTACAGAAGGACCCAACATCGATTCAACACTCATTGGTAGAGCTCAGGGTATGTACATAAATTCGCAGCTTGATGGGAAAGGCTTGTACATGGTTTTCTCTGTGATCTTCACCGGTGGGGAATTCAAAGGTAGCAGCTTGGAGATTCAGGGATCTGATATCTTCACAATGAAGGAAAGAGAGTTCGGAGTTGTGTCTGGCACTGGTTATTTCAGGTTTGTGAAAGGATATGGGATTATGGAAACTGAATTCATGGATATAGCTACACTTAGGGCCACTCTTAAACTCACTGTAACACTCAAACATTACTGA
- the LOC114175850 gene encoding protein high chlorophyll fluorescent 107, whose product MNAVPSSSSSAFAFVTQSKNPNYIFKLTHKVPIFPLHSHAPCCSLSDSSSSFTTVLDKNALSSEQNYSNAVSPEDSGSVEALAVRRPVTDFSGEEEEEEAEEEEEDKENEADDGGDAKASVIDAGLAKFAKKMPMFEPERVESKERPLKVNLDLALYRAKLMARRSFRYEEAEALLRKCISLWPEDGRPYVVLGKILSKQSKTGEAREIYEKGCQATQGENAYIWQCWAVLEMQMGNLRRARELFDAATVADKKHVAAWHGWAVLELKQGNIKKARSLLGKGLQYGGQNEYIYQTLALLEARAKRYQQARYLFNQATKCNPNSCASWLSWAQMEVEQENYRAARKLFEKAVQASPKNRFAWHVWGVFEANIGNIDKGRKLLKIGHTLNPRDAVLLQSLALLEYQHSTANLARVLFRRASELNPRHQPVWFAWGWMEWKEGNMNKAREFYQKTLSIDQNSETAARCLQAWGVLEQRVGNLSTARRLFKSSLNVNSQSYVTWMTWAAMEEEQGNSVRAEEIRNLYFQQRTEVVDDASWVMGFLDILDPAIDTLKTLLKLSPNSYNMPFNSSRNISGTDKNSGDFSIEDDDEDDANGESDFDLDAFIMKRLSLDSSNLEIQLEAPKISSEKRIPPSGRRIWRPNNRIAKVQVQRNVV is encoded by the exons ATGAACGCCGtcccttcttcttcctcttccgcCTTCGCTTTCGTAACTCAGTCCAAGAACCCTAACTATATCTTCAAGCTCACACATAAAGTACCCATTTTTCCCCTACACTCACATGCTCCGTGTTGCTCTCTCAGCGACTCATCCTCCTCGTTCACCACGGTGCTGGACAAAAATGCCCTTTCATCGGAACAGAATTACAGCAATGCAGTTTCGCCGGAAGACTCAGGCTCCGTGGAAGCTCTTGCGGTTCGCCGGCCGGTGACGGATTTTTCCGGcgaagaggaagaggaggaggcggaggaggaggaagaagataagGAGAACGAGGCGGATGACGGTGGTGACGCGAAGGCCTCGGTGATCGACGCGGGGCTTGCGAAATTCGCGAAGAAGATGCCCATGTTTGAACCTGAGAGGGTGGAATCGAAAGAGAGACCCCTGAAAGTGAATTTGGACTTGGCGTTATACAGGGCGAAGCTTATGGCTAGAAGAAGCTTTCGATATGAAGAAGCAGAGGCATTGCTTCGAAAG TGTATAAGCCTCTGGCCTGAAGATGGTCGACCTTACGTGGTACTTGGAAAGATTTTGAGCAAGCAATCGAAAACAGGTGAAGCCAGAGAGATATACGAGAAGGGTTGCCAGGCTACGCAGGGTGAAAATGCTTACATTTGGCAG TGCTGGGCTGTTCTTGAAATGCAAATGGGAAATTTGAGGAGAGCAAGAGAGTTGTTTGATGCTGCGACGGTTGCTGATAAGAAGCATGTTGCTGCTTGGCATGGATGGGCAGTTCTAGAGTTAAAGCAGGGAAATATAAAGAAGGCAAGGAGTCTACTCGGTAAAGGTCTTCAATATGGTGGACAGAATGAGTACATATACCAAACACTTGCACTGCTTGAAGCTAGAGCAAAAAGATATCAGCAGGCTCGTTATTTATTCAATCAGGCCACAAAGTGTAATCCTAATAGCTGTGCTAGTTGGCTT AGTTGGGCACAAATGGAGGTGGAACAAGAAAACTACCGTGCTGCTAGGAAATTGTTTGAG aaagCAGTACAGGCTAGTCCCAAAAATAGGTTTGCTTGGCATGTATGGGGCGTTTTTGAAGCAAACATTGGTAACATTGACAAGGgaagaaaacttttaaagataGGCCACACTCTAAATCCGAGGGATGCTGTTCTACTTCAATCTCTTGCTTTATTAGAATACCAACACTCAACTGCAAACCTTGCTCGGGTTTTGTTCAGGAGAGCGTCAGAATTGAATCCAAGGCACCAACCTGTTTGGTTT GCTTGGGGTTGGATGGAATGGAAGGAAGGAAACATGAATAAAGCCAGAGAATTCTACCAAAAAACTCTATCAATTGATCAGAACAGTGAAACTGCTGCCAGATGCCTTCAG GCCTGGGGTGTTCTGGAGCAGAGGGTTGGCAATCTTTCAACTGCACGTAGATTATTTAAATCCTCGCTGAATGTAAATTCTCAGAGTTATGTGACATGGATGACTTGGGCAGCAATGGAGGAAGAACAAGGAAACTCCGTGCGTGCTGAAGAGATTCGTAATCTCTATTTCCAACAG CGCACAGAAGTTGTAGATGATGCTTCATGGGTTATGGGATTCTTAGATATTTTAGACCCTGCCATTGACACTTTAAAGACGCTCCTCAAGCTGAGCCCAAATTCCTACAACATGCCGTTTAATTCTTCGAGAAATATTTCGGGAACAGATAAAAACAGTGGCGATTTTTCTATTGAGGACGATGATGAGGATGATGCGAATGGTGAAAGTGACTTCGATTTGGATGCTTTCATTATGAAAAGGTTATCCTTAGATTCGTCCAATCTGGAAATTCAGTTGGAAGCGCCCAAAATTTCTTCTGAGAAGAGAATTCCACCATCTGGTAGAAGGATATGGCGACCAAATAACAGAATTGCTAAAGTGCAAGTACAAAGAAATGTTGTTTAG
- the LOC114175565 gene encoding probable N-acetyltransferase HLS1-like — MVDTFSEESRFHIREFDEDRDVKVVGKLERKCEIGTKKGVSIFTNMMGDPLSRIRFYPLHVMLQMGVLMVYVFPKVAELLESKELVGVVRGCIKSMQTPSESLLKIGCILGLRVSPSHRRKGIGLKLVTSVEEWMLRNGVEYAFLATEKNNDASRNLFTNKCKFVSLSSLFIFVHPISFPAKHLSKDIEIEKVNIDQAISLYRRTLMAKELYPLDMDSILKENLSLGTWVSYYKEGGLLNLQRKEDMITNEITSSWIIFSIWNTCEAYKLQLKKSQPLRFLYTTLNHARDKIFPCLRMSVSDSLCRPFGFLFLYGLHGEGENLGELMESIWRFTSRMGESLKDCRVVITELGFGDPLVNHVPQTASMSCIDDIWYTKRISSHNDEKDDELLIKRQIGNVFVDPRDF, encoded by the exons ATGGTTGACACTTTCAGTGAAGAGAGTAGATTTCATATAAGAGAGTTTGATGAAGATAGAGATGTTAAGGTGGTGGGGAAGCTCGAGAGGAAGTGTGAGATTGGAACTAAAAAGGGGGTCTCCATTTTCACCAACATGATGGGTGACCCTTTATCTAGGATTAGGTTCTATCCCCTTCATGTTATGTTG CAGATGGGTGTACTAATGGTATATGTGTTTCCTAAGGTGGCTGAGCTGCTTGAAAGCAAGGAGCTTGTGGGTGTGGTTCGAGGGTGCATTAAGAGTATGCAAACTCCTTCTGAATCATTGCTGAAGATTGGTTGCATACTAGGCCTTAGGGTCTCTCCTTCACACAG GAGAAAGGGGATTGGACTGAAACTTGTCACCTCAGTTGAAGAATGGATGCTGAGAAATGGGGTTGAATATGCATTCCTGGCCACCGAAAAGAACAACGATGCCTCTAGAAACCTATTTACCAACAAATGCAAATTTGTGAGTCTCAGCTCACTTTTCATATTTGTGCATCCAATTAGTTTCCCTGCAAAGCACCTTTCCAAGGATATAGAAATCGAGAAGGTAAACATAGACCAGGCAATTTCCTTATACAGAAGAACCCTGATGGCGAAAGAGCTTTACCCATTAGACATGGATAGTATTTTGAAGGAGAATCTCAGCTTGGGCACCTGGGTGAGTTATTACAAAGAGGGAGGGTTACTCAACTTGCAGAGAAAGGAAGACATGAttaccaatgaaatcacaaGCTCGTGGATCATCTTTAGCATATGGAATACTTGTGAGGCTTACAAGCTTCAACTTAAAAAGTCTCAGCCACTTAGGTTTCTTTACACAACTTTAAATCATGCAAGAGACAAAATTTTCCCTTGTCTGAGAATGTCGGTGAGTGACTCACTGTGCAGGCCCTTTGGGTTTCTCTTCCTCTATGGGCTCCACGGAGAGGGAGAGAACCTTGGGGAGCTAATGGAATCCATATGGAGGTTCACATCAAGGATGGGAGAAAGTTTGAAGGACTGCAGAGTGGTTATAACGGAGCTAGGGTTTGGTGATCCACTTGTAAACCATGTCCCTCAAACAGCTTCTATGTCGTGTATCGATGATATTTGGTACACGAAAAGAATTTCAAGCCACAATGACGAAAAGGATGATGAATTGCTGATTAAGAGACAAATCGGGAATGTGTTTGTTGACCCTAGAGATTTTTAG